The Topomyia yanbarensis strain Yona2022 chromosome 3, ASM3024719v1, whole genome shotgun sequence nucleotide sequence acaagcatcagaaagtggcttgcgttggatggtaagtgagccacttgtgaacaatatcgtcgctttcacgtagaatggcacaaaataaaacgTTATTTGTGTGAAAATTTTCGGTCAGGatgttgcctgtttttttaAACGTGAACGTACTATTGTACTGACTGAAAATCTTctatttttgcgctgattggaaatagttgtgactaattctgtagaatgtacaattactgaaaataacggattttgtgaaagcactggttggtccgtacaattggATTCCAAGCGAACCAGACTAGTTATCGTTGGAAGGtacacctctgacaatagaagtaaactattttattttggattcaACTACaaacaacttccttgaaaacagcacagctgaaaaacttttgggaaaaacgcgcaaacctaaattttccactataatggaaactagtgccccgccgcacagcatcatcaagattgatagtaatacACGCCAAAGGAAAGgtggagggaggttgtaagacaatggaaaacgaaaatttcatttatatcttactggactATAAAtagctggtcctgaaaagaacttgttggtttgttgtTTATTTTGAGTCACAATTTAGGCTCACTCGATTTCTGATAgttgtgaatttctcgcagggcgacagtttctgttcggtagcgatgaggcttcctacGCCAACCGtggctggggcacttttacacggacTTCGTTGCCAGCTGCTTGCGAGGAAGCTTTCCTCCGATagacttacgagcggtctgtttggtacgggccatttagcgaaaaatgctgatctgctacttctttgatgctggtagtaggacgacggtcaaacgctcgttttcgtgccttcattcataaaagttcaacaatattttcaaagaatgttgcaaattgacaacttgataattccaaaaattctccaaataaactatgcatgtgcaaaagacaaaaacgcatagaaattgcttgtTCCAGCACAGAATTTCCTGTCGGGAAATGTTTTTTGGCGGGTAAATTTGCTCGATAGACATGCAGTTCGCTGATTAGCCCATTCAAATTCGCAATTTCGTCCTTTATCAAAAATGTGTgatcgtcctgaaaaggacgatttttacagcaatatgcattTCATTTGCAAGTTTCAGCGTTCGATTTATGCTTTCTTTCGGTCTTCTTGGGCAGCACTACCGATTGGATGTTTTGCAACACACCACCTTGAGCAATGGTCACTCGTTTGTTAAACTTTTCGTTGCTACGAATCGCCAGCTGCTGAAGACGTgggataattcgtctttttgttgtcacgggcagcatttccttccaatttcaACACTCTAACAGCAAGGTAAtccattacagctactaagtaaacggcactccaacgcgttcaacacaatttgcttgtctatcgaccaacgaaggggaggaGCTTCGAAGAATACATATTGAGGCCAAcacaaaaaggacgagcttacattgtgctgctgtcaggtataaaaacttagTATGCTGCTGCTCAATATCAGTTCGTTTGTATCGTCGTGCCACATACGTTCATCTATATGTTTCCGAACATTGTCAAAGGATACAAGAAAAAGCGGCCGTCCGTATGCAGCTGTCAGAAAAGTACGCCAAGCAcaccgtctcagatggcacaaatacaccagctccaagtaaattccataatactgcccaaacaaaaggcccttttcagggccatcatttatcaaagaatcgaattgaaattttgttattacaagcatctgATAATGGCTTGcgaagagcgttggatggtaagtgagccacttgtgaacaatatcgtcggcatgtcgtagaatggcacaaaataaagttatcatttgtgtgatttgtttacagtttcgtgtaatgattcaatttttaataacattcattaaatgctctttttaggattaccatatgaggataaatatgttcgaatTAGATTTCGATGTACGGGTATCGATATTTCGgtgtttccattagaaataacgaaataactgcTTTTAATTCCTATACCTAACCTATCAgaaaatagtcaaaattgtagcatttgtataaccagtcttaagtgtattctacttcactccggttatgtctctgacattacccacccatcttttttttctgtgtgcagGAGAcatcaaaaatctgtaaaatacagacatctggcatcgctgccttATACGACGTTTAGTTTTGTCGGACTGTTTCGTGAATGAGCAAAAGATAAATGAACAATCCATTCATAAATTTCGACACTCATGAGTGTTTACATCGAAGACCGGACTGACCGGACTCGTAAGGCGCATagttcatttcattaattttctacCACTAAAAACAAGACCCCGGTTTATTATGAAATAATTGTTAATTCGTGTATCAACGTTGTGAAATCATTTTCAGCAATATTTAATTCAACATATGTATTGTAGTATCAGTAGTTAGAAGTAGAGCGGTCAATACGAtgtttgttttgacgaagagaatttacatagattcattttaaaaaaatacccGGAAACagacagaaaaaaatagttaataTCTTGTTTCGAACAGCGATATGAAACCTAATTGTGAGTGTGGATCAAACGAGCActgtataaaatttataaatcacGTCGAAATCGAATTGGACATGTTCAACAGGTTGTTAAGTTCCAATACAAATGTATACGAACCGGTGCATGGAGGTGACACTGCCCTTCATCTTGCCATACGAAAGGGAGACCAGGCGCAAGTCAACGTACTATTAGCAGCATATCAAAAAGATTTCGAAATGTTCAGTACCTATTTGAAAACTAACTATCAATGGAACCCAGAGAACATGATATGGCACAATAAAACTATCCTAGTGGCAACCAACGCAGATCAATGTCGAGCAGTTAAAGAGATGGCGAGTTGTCCATTAACAGTCGAAGAGCTACCCCGAGCTGTATTTATCCTACTTCAAACTCCAATAGAGGGGGAAAATGTTGCAATGATTCTTCCCAGCAACAATGATCGACTGGCACTTTATCAACTATTCACCTCGCTATTGCCAAATGGATTTCTGACGTGGAACAACGTTGGACAAGGATACAGGCAAACATACGTTGAGGAAGCCGCCTCGTGTGGCAGCATCGAAGTTATCCAACGACTTGTTACCTTGGGAGCTAAGCTTGCCATTCCAAATCACAGCGCTCTGTTGGCAGCTTGTCGAAATCTTCAGAAAGAGACCATTCGGTGGctgttggatgcgcatttggaTTGTGTATTGCAAAACACCGATCAAAAGCAAGCACTTGTCATACTTTTAAAGAAACGAAACGTCGAGATGTTTGAGTTTGTTCTGGATAAAATGATTGCGTATCGGCGAAAGCGATACAGCGAACCCGATTCAGAAGCGTTGGCAAAAATTATTCACTATGAGTTTATTCCCATCGTTTTCAAACATCTTAGAATGGGTGCAATACGAGATAAAATTGAAGAGTTTATTGTTAAATATAAGCTGGATCTATCCTATCAGTGGAATGGTGGTTCCATGTTGGTATGTGTAATGTGTCGACGACTAGCACTGAACTACTGTTTTGATGTCATTCGTCAAAACCACGAATTGCTTGGAATCAGCAATAAAAATGTTACTGTGCTACACACTTTGATCGCCTTGGGTCATATCGAATTTTTGAAAGAGATATATGAAAAACATCCGATGGTTAAATTATATTTTCAAACCGATCAAGCATTCGTTGAGCTTCAGAATGCGATTTTGGATGCAGATCGAGTTACGATCCAATTTATTCTGGCACACCACTCTGATTACCTAAAGAGCAATTTAGATAAGTTCAAAAGAGAGATATTGTGCCATAAATATCAAACTGAAGCATTCCTTGAACAACCTGGGTTACTCGTTGATTTTTTCCCAGAATTTGAAATAGCAATTGACCAGCAGGTGCCGAAGCAAATATCTAAGACAGGTATGACTATTACTTTAAAAGGGTTTATGCATAACTTAGCATTGGACTCCCATTTCAGAATCAAACTGTACAACAATAAGAAGTGTTGATCAACTGCATTCGGCTGTCGATAAGAGTGATAAACATCTCCTCGTTCAATGTCTAGAAGCTGGTTGGGATATCGATATGCTGGACAACGAAGGAAACCATTTAATTCATTATGTTCGAACCGTAGCTATGCTTAAATTGCTACTCGAGCGCCATCCTGAGGGTACTAAACTAGTGAAACGTTTAAACTATGCCGGATATTCGATTCTTCATCGTGTTTGTTCTGCCGATATTGACCTTGAGAAGCAATATGAGTTAGTGGAAACAATACTGGATTACGGGGCTGACGTGAATCAACTCACAAAAAGTGGGGACTCCGCAGCATTTATGAccaaacattgcagaattttagATATCCTAATAAAACACAACATCAAATTAGATGTTGTTAATGATAAAGGTGAGACAGCTCTACTGCGACACCTGTTGAACCGTAACGCTGCAATGGCCAGTACCATACTACCTGTAGTATACAAATTGCCCTCTTTCGGAAAGTACGCCCACCAGTATCTAGCTCCTATGATGAACAACGATCGAATTTCATTTAGTCTCGACTATCAGCCGATACTGGTTAAGCACCCTGAAATAACCGAGTTTCTACTGGGCGCAGTTTATCGCCATTCCCGAGACGAAGCATCGCGCCTTTTTGCCAAGGCTTGTTATGGATCACTTAGTTTCATCGTTGAAAAAATTCTCGATTTTGGCTTTGATCTGGACTACAACTACAAAGCTGATTATGGATGCACACCATTAATAGGCCTGGTGGGCTATGCGCAAGAACGCAACGATCATCTCCTGAAAAGGTTGCTCGAGAAAGTTGTCGATGTGAATCTACGAGATAGCTCAGGAAGAACTGCGCTTTTGTCGTTAGCGTTATTTTTTTGTTCCGTGAAGCGATACGGACATGGAACGCACACGGTTCAGATGTTGCTGGATCGAGGGGAATTGGTCAACGCGAAAGATGCGGATGGAAATACGGCGCTGCATTTTGCTTTCGATAGGAATGAGTGGGAATTAGTGGAAGTACTGGTGCGGAATGGGGGCGATTTGAAGATTCAAAACAGCGCCGGCAAATTACCGTATCAGACAGGGTCCAGCATAAACCAAGAGCTGTTCAGTTTTATGAGTTGATTGGTTCTGTGATTGTTTGGTTTTATCCAGAGGTGTTGTTTATTACAAAAGGCCCACTGAAACCGAAGACAAATCTGTATATCGAACGTGTTAATGGCTACAAATCAAGGTAAACCAACATTTTTACTTCGGTTGACATACAAGAAAAAATTTAGTACCTATCGGTAGAAAAATTATTGTGATCGTTTATTTCATTCGTCtgacaaaaacttcattttattattctaTTTTATTATGTATAATTTGCTCTAGCTATAAGGTCCGATTTTCTCACACACGAAAACCACCCCCCTTCTAAGGACCTAATGTGAGTTGGTTGGGTTGTTAGGACATGGTGGGGTATGCGCAGCCTTGGGCTCTGTTAAACCTGTAAAAAAGCCATATTTAGAATAGTAACTCCGACGAAGCGAGCCTGTGCAGCTTCTGTTGAAATCCTATTAAAGAATGAAGATCTTAGCATAAAAGCATCCTAGCCCAACCAGAaggccaaccggcacatcaagATCAATGCCAGTCACGTCCTGATAACGGCATTCTGgtcatggcgaacgtcaacggacaggacacggatcacgaattGGACGGCAATTTTGGGCGAATAGGCATGCTGTTCTAATCCCTGGATAAGATAGGATGACACCGAGCTGAAATGACAAGTGGGCTAATAGTACGGCTCCATTCGTCCCGTTAAAATTTTGGCAGGTCTCCCGGTACGTTCAAACCACCACTGCTGATTTTGCGGCGATCCGGATCTGAATACTACCTCCCATGAAGGAAGTGTCAACCCCAGCATGGCCTCCCTGCTTGCATAGATAACCGTGGGATCATAGGAGGCGACCACGTAAAGCGAGTGAAGATAGTGGcacggagttgggacccaacaaATTGGAAAGGGAACAATAAAATCACACATATGGAGGCGGTGAATCCGTTCACCAGCGGTGGTTTGGTGAGGTCGCCAGTACCAGCAGCTGAAGTTATTCAGCAAAAGCAAGAGAGAAGCCGCAGCAATAACCGCATCAGCAACAGTAGCTGCAGCAGCCAACGCAGAGTGGGATGAGCAATACTCCACATCAGTCGAAAATAGTGACAGAAGGAGCAACCCAGTAGAACCCAGTAGAAGACCAGGGGGGCAAGAGGCAGAAGCGCGAGGACGCTCTCACTGCTGAAAGGAAGGAAGTCACTCAGCAAGGAGAAAACTTGAGTACCGTTGTATGTCGGAAGGAAAAACACAAAGCGGAAGAAAGAGAGAAAAGTGAGGCAGAAGAGGAAAGAAAAACCTTCGGCTTGTTAGAAGAACGACTTTTGCAGCGCACCTCAAAAAAGTTAGAGAGGATCCGGAGCTAAGGGATTTAAGGGAAAACGTGATAAGaaccaggcgtacccaaaaaggtgATATGATCTTCGAGTGGAAGGAGGATCCCACGATTGACAACTCGACTATACAGGAGATTATTACCAAATCACTGGAAAACGAAGCAGAAGATAAAAGCCTCAAGCCCGGAAACGGCGATCGTGTGCAAGGACCTGGATGAGATCACGACGGTAGATGAGCTACGAGGGGCACAGAAGCAACAGTACAGCCGAGGTGCACATGGGGTACGGAGGAACTCAGGAAGCCATGATTCGTCTACCGGTAACTGCTGGAGGTAGGCAAAGTTACGGTTgaatggtcgagatgcctattGAGAGCTGCCCATGAGTGAATAAACAAGCGCAACATAAAAAATAGGATACACAAGGACTGGTTTTGAAGATACAAGGAAAGCCAGGATTAGCCGTCAAGGATTGGAGAACCGAAAGCAAAACCAGCCAAACAGCCAAAACCCCAAGAAACGGAAACCGCGTTCTTCTGTACGCCGAGGAGACCGAGAGTTTCGTCAGGTGATGTGAGACCAGGAGATTTCAAGAAACACAATGAGGGGAACAAAGGGACGAAGCAAAGGTGAAGTATTCATAGTCAAAGCTAACGATGATTCGTACGAGAAGGTACTGCGCGCAACGCGGATAAACCCGGCACTCAACCCAAGTAACCAAAAGTTCGTGTaagggagctgcataagcttccCGTTTAAAGTAATTCtgcaatacgttttatgttctaatagcggcttaagcagcttccaagttccattaaagcttaagcagcttgaaagttcgctaagaactttatgtgaactttgaagtgtgctttttaagtattatccacacttctggttgcttgggaaGAAGCTACGCTCAGACTTTAAGAAAATCCGGCGCTCGTACCGGAGATGATCCTGGAATTGAAAAGGGATCCGATGTCAAACAGCTCTGCTTATAAAGAGCTCACCGAGAAAGCCATGGGCGACGTAATGGAAATGAGAACCTTGTGTCCGGAGGCAACCATCCAAAGAAAGGACCTAGATGAAGTATCCTCGGAAGAAGAGATGAGAGAAGCTCTCCAATAACAGTGTGATCTTGGAGATGACGATCCGAATGAGACACACCTGGATGAAGTATTCTCGGAAGAAGAGATGAGAGAAGCTCTCCAATACCAGTGTGAATTTGGAGATGACGATCCGAATGAGATAGGGACCTTTCGACATGCAAGTGTCTTCAGTTAGGCTTCCAGTCGAAGCAGCAAGCAAAGCACTAAAAACCAGGAAGATCGAAGTTGGCTGGTCGGTATGTCAACTGATTGTCTCTCAGCAACCGGAAGTGTGCTTCAAGTGTCAAAAGTTTGGCCAGCTGGCTAAAAATTGCACTGGACCTGATAGGAGCAAATTATGCAGAAGGTACGGGGAAGAAGGTAACAACATCACAAGAGGCCCACGATGCCCGGCCTTCAAAGAGGCGATTGCAAGGAAGTCACAGTGGAGGTAACGCAAAGCAATCTCAACCAATGTGACAACACAACACTTGCTGCGACAATCTGTAGCAGAGTCTAAGTGCGATGTAGCTATCATCTCGGTACCATAGCGTATCCCGGCCAGCGATGGCAACTGGATATCAAATATCAGATAACGCAAAATCGGATTTGGACGACGGTAAGTGGTTTATCGCGCAGATGAAGGCTTTGTTATATCCAAAATCAATGGCGTCTTTTTCTGCAGCTGCTACGCACCTTCGCGGTGGAAGATAGACTTCCGATAAACTGACAGAAGAGCTTATCGAAGGGAGACTAGTAGTCATAGCTGGCGATTTCAACGCTTTGGTAGTAAAATGGGGCAGCCGCTTTACCAACTCAAGGGAAATTAGTCTACTCGCTGAAACTGCCAAACCGAAGCTGAACGTAGATGTTTCCAACGATGGTACAATCAGCATCTACCGCCGGGAACGTAGGCAATAGCCGCCCTTAACAAGGAAATCAAGTGAGAAAGCCTGTCTAGAGAAGTTTTACCACACTGCCAATCAGTTGCACAGCATGAATTGACGGcctggccgcctacaccgtacgggGCTTAGGATGACCACGAAGAAGAAACTCGAGTGACCAACGAGGAGCTGATAGCAGTGGCAAAAGCTTTGAAAACCAAAAAGGTTTGGGACCAGACGGTATCACCAACGTGGCTCTGAAAACAGCAATCTTAACGAACCCGAACGTGTTCAGGACCGCGTTTCATAAGTGTAACGACGATGGAAACTTCCCCGACGTCTGGAATCGACAAAATctggtgttgttgccgaagctAGGTAAGTTCCTTTGAAATCCTGCAGCATACAGGCCGATATGCCTGTTAGATATACAGTCGGTAAGGTGCTTGAAAGAGTAATCCTTAACAGGCTTACAACATACACGGAGGGCGAGAATGATGGATATGCAGTTCGGCTTCCGGGAAGGTAGATCCACTGTGGACGCAATACGGTACTGTATAATGGTTACGCTGAACGTAAAACACGCCTTCAACAGTGCTAGTTAGACTGCAATCGCCGATGCGCTACATAGACTAAGATTTCCCGTGCATCACTGTAGGATTCTGAGGCACACTTCTACCGGAATCGTCGGACCGACCTCGATACTCGATAATTCTGGTTACTGAAAGGAGTGAAGGAGACCTGCGGGTGCGACcgaagtaggctagatccaccgccggggtcTAAACTGAGAATCACGTATCGTCGATGATAGGTCGTCGGGGCTCCTGAGAGccactccacccggaatcgcaggACTGATCTCGGCGCCTGACCGACCGCCGTCGAGATCACTTTTGAGATAACTTTCAACGGGAAATttttccgtcggagtaggctagtaGTATTGTGTGGCGGGCCACCTGTGAGCTGAAAGTCACCCTGCTCTCCCCAAGTAGTGGTCACTTCAAATGGTTCCGGAATGATCAAGCAAATGTCGGTATTTTGGTGGGGGTTAGAGGAGTAGAGTacagagttatcttctctgttcagagtccctcactctgaCACGCGATGGACAAAATCTATAATCaaactactgaacgtgtgctgGTCGGCTCAAAAGCTTCACCACCAAGAGAAAAAATACACACACCTtcacaattatataagaaattCTCTATTTACGTTGGCCCTTCCATCCAGCGGGAGGGtatactttttatttatttcaatccgCCTCTCATTATTCCCTTTTGGTATCCCTGTCTTAATATGTAATTAGATGGTCTAATTTCAGTGTTTCGAAAGGTTTCAGCCTATTTCCTACAGTTAAATCCCGACTGCCTCCATCAAACCATGAAGTAGAACAATTCCTGATTTAAACGCGATCCCATTTGACAAGGAACTTTCCCATCTTTATTCCTAGCCTTCAAATCACCTCCGTTCCTTATCAAACTTTCTACCAACTCCAATTCACTCGAAGAGAAGGCTAAATGCAAAGCCGTGTTTCCATTGCTATCCGTCGCATTAACGTTTGCTCCGTGATCCAACAACAGTTGTACCGTTTCAACACTGTGGCCGTACCATTTCGCCGATCTGAACCTCTCCACAAGCGTAAGCAACGCATTTCTTCCCCAGCTATTGCGCGTTTCCAAGTCGACACCTTTTTCAAGTAAGCGTTTAACTAAGTGGACATTGTTTTCCTCCATGTAGCTAAGCAGTCCGATAATAGGCGTGTATTCGTAGTCATCCTTATGGTTATAGTCCAGGTCGTAGTCGTAATCCAAGAATTTTTCCACTGCAAAATTGAGTGCTTTGGAGCATGCATCGGCGAACAGCCGAGAAGCATCTTCTCGCGAATGAGCGTATGCCGAATCGAACAACAGTTTGGTAGTCGCTGGGTATTTTTCCAGAAATCGCTGGTAATCACAGTAGAAGGTATCGAGACTTCTAGATCTTATCATTAGAGACAGACATTCGTGGGCATGCTCTTTGAAACTGGGAAGTTCGTGAACTAGTGGTAACAGAGCAGTCACCATACAAGTATGCCTGTTGCGTACATGTCGCAGGAAAGCGGTTTCACCTTTTTTGCTAACGATGTCCAATTTCACACCGTACTTTTCAAGGGCATCCAGAACAGTACAACTGGAGGCCATGAAAAGGGGCGATTCGCCACTGTTGTTCAGTTGATTCACATCCGCTCCGCAGTCTATCACTTTTTCTAGCAGTGAGGTTAACAGTTTACGTTCCAAGTAACGAGAACATAGCCGATGTATGAGGGCATTGCCGTCGGAGTTGGTCAAATTGACCAATTTTTTACCTTCCGGGTAACGATCTATTAGCAGATCCAGCATGGGTATGTCTTGAACGTAATGTACAGCATGGTTTCCATCACTGTCTAGAGCATCCGGGTTGACGCCACCTTCTAATAATTCGGTGAAAAAAACTGCATCATTTTTAGCAACCGCCAAATGTAGCAATGTTTCTCCATTTGCGCCTCTAATGCTGTGCAAAGGTTGTGTGCTTTGCACTTTAAGAGGAGACGCCGAAAAATCTATAGCTAGACTGGAAAAAGCAGCTTCTATATCTAAAATGGACAGTTGGTTAAACAACAAGAATGGTTTTAATTGTTAGACTCTTACcatctttataataaactggtTTCGACGAATCCAATTCTCCAATATTACTTTGAAGCTCGGGAAAGTGTTCAAACAGAACTTCACGTAGACTGTCCGATGCCTTGAGGCCACAGCCCATTGCTTCCCGCATTTTCTCCGAATTTTCTTGTAGGAATGTTAGATGGTGCGCTGCTAAAAACTGAACTGTATCTCGATTTCCACCGTAGATTGCCTTTTGCATGGTCGTAAAGCTACCGTCAGTCTCGAAATATTTCTTCACTTCCGGTTTTAGTTTATACATTTCTACAAGAAAATCCAGATAGCCCCAATCTATTAAACATTGCAAAATTGTCTGGCATCCATAGTCTACCAGTCCAAGTAAGTCAGGGTTTTCACGAATTCCATCCAAACAGTATTCTACGGCTAACTTACGTCCTAGCAAGCAAGCGAGCGTCGTAACGTTCTCCCATTGATAGAATAAATCCAGTTTGTACTTCACAATACATTGCTCAATCTTTGCTAGCAAAGGCCCCTTTCCAACATAAGTTAATATTGATAGGCATGTGTACTCCGCGTTTTCGAAACGGAAGATCATGTTAAACGCTTCCGATTCAGATTCGTTGTAATACTTTTGCCGATAGGCGATCATTCTCTTCAGAACAAAATCAAACAATTCTTCGTTTCTCTTCTGCATCAATATAATCAATGCGTTATGTTGTCCACTATCCCTAGTCGTACAGTCAAAATGATCAAAGTGTTCTGTTAGTAACcagcggatggtattcttctgAAGTCGTCGGCAAGCTGCCAAAAGTGCATTGTGATCCGGAATAGCGATTTCAGCTCCTAAGTCAAACAATTGTTGAATGATATCAGTTCGACCACAAGACGCAGCAATTTCCATGAACGTTTCGCGGGTTTTCTCGGTGCACACACTGTTCCATGTCAGGAGTCCATTGGGTATTAAGCCTGAGATCAGCTGGACCGCTGCTAGACTGGTGGTCTCATCCGGATGAATCACAGCTACTTCTTCTTCATCTATGGGTATTAGTAGTAAAACAAACACTGCGTGTGTTAGATTTTCCTTTGAAAGCTGGCGGTTCTCTAGTTGCTTTGCAGACCGACATTGATCTTCACTAGCTGCTATCAGAATATTTTTCCTGAGCCACAATTTATCACTTGGATCCCACTGATATTTGGACACTACATAAtcacgaaccttgtcaaaatctGATTGATACGCAGCGAGCAAGACATTGATTTCGAACTTATTGCCACTTCGGATGGCGCGATGCAGTAATGTTTCGCCTTTCTCCGGCTTGTAGATATTGGTTTTGGTGTCAGTCAATTTTTGCCGCATATCTTCCTCACTTTCATAGTCATCTATTTGCAACGGATGAATTTCGTCTTCAGAGAAGTCGTCGAACAATCCGAAATCACGGATAGATTCCATTTTGAGGTTCTCCAACTCCCGTATAACGAATTAGTATAGCTTCTTACTCCagttcaactaaattactaaacaATTATACCGCCAGGCTGGTCCCTTTAAATACGGAACAAGTAGTTTTATTTCGTAACGTTGCACATCGCGGTGCAACTTTAGGTTCGTGCATCATATTTGCCAATGATAACAAAACACAACTACACTAGCAAACTTACTACTGCGTCTGCGAATAgttcatttcattcatgctGGTGGAACTCAGGGAGCTCAGTGTTTTCTTATTATTTCTATCTACGTGATGAATAAAAACAACCTTTCATTCATCATGATTAGGGTTGCCCGCTTGAAATAGGCGTAGACCCGAAGGTTTTTACcagccccgtgaaaactgtttgttgcctgaagctgccacc carries:
- the LOC131689336 gene encoding transient receptor potential cation channel subfamily A member 1-like encodes the protein MESIRDFGLFDDFSEDEIHPLQIDDYESEEDMRQKLTDTKTNIYKPEKGETLLHRAIRSGNKFEINVLLAAYQSDFDKVRDYVVSKYQWDPSDKLWLRKNILIAASEDQCRSAKQLENRQLSKENLTHAVFVLLLIPIDEEEVAVIHPDETTSLAAVQLISGLIPNGLLTWNSVCTEKTRETFMEIAASCGRTDIIQQLFDLGAEIAIPDHNALLAACRRLQKNTIRWLLTEHFDHFDCTTRDSGQHNALIILMQKRNEELFDFVLKRMIAYRQKYYNESESEAFNMIFRFENAEYTCLSILTYVGKGPLLAKIEQCIVKYKLDLFYQWENVTTLACLLGRKLAVEYCLDGIRENPDLLGLVDYGCQTILQCLIDWGYLDFLVEMYKLKPEVKKYFETDGSFTTMQKAIYGGNRDTVQFLAAHHLTFLQENSEKMREAMGCGLKASDSLREVLFEHFPELQSNIGELDSSKPVYYKDDIEAAFSSLAIDFSASPLKVQSTQPLHSIRGANGETLLHLAVAKNDAVFFTELLEGGVNPDALDSDGNHAVHYVQDIPMLDLLIDRYPEGKKLVNLTNSDGNALIHRLCSRYLERKLLTSLLEKVIDCGADVNQLNNSGESPLFMASSCTVLDALEKYGVKLDIVSKKGETAFLRHVRNRHTCMVTALLPLVHELPSFKEHAHECLSLMIRSRSLDTFYCDYQRFLEKYPATTKLLFDSAYAHSREDASRLFADACSKALNFAVEKFLDYDYDLDYNHKDDYEYTPIIGLLSYMEENNVHLVKRLLEKGVDLETRNSWGRNALLTLVERFRSAKWYGHSVETVQLLLDHGANVNATDSNGNTALHLAFSSSELELVESLIRNGGDLKARNKDGKVPCQMGSRLNQELFYFMV